Proteins co-encoded in one Patescibacteria group bacterium genomic window:
- a CDS encoding glycosyltransferase family 4 protein codes for MNIGIDIRVLARGARTGVEEYAINLLSELLPLNKGVNYKLFYNAFRKAELNYPWLSLDNVHLKDSRIPNRFFFAVARYLNAPKIDKLLGGIDVYFNPHFFVAPVSRDCRKVITFHDLSFEHYPEFFSKRKRLWQKVLMNTKKEAEKADKIIAVSNSTKADLVNLYGVDERKIEVIYSGVSERFKEIDKDSPSPRGTVPCWIEAIKKKYNLPDKFILYFGTIEPRKNIVGIIKAFELLKKDKSLKLVIAGTKGWLYKDIFKAAQNSKYSQDIFFTGFVEDADKPFLYNLAELFVYPSFFEGFGFPPLEAMACGLPVIVSCNSSLPEVVGKAALMVDPANIDELAWAMEIALNDQELRKRIIAAGLEQAKKFSWRECAEKTMAVLGKTGAAPVAGAAPIRSKMAIDARFYGPKQKGLGRYVQKLVENLEREDVINKYFVFLRRENWDEYYPKNPNFKKVLADCRWYGFKEQFLMPWKIWREKADLTHYPHFNVPIFAPKPFVVTIHDLILKRFPTRRASTLGFFSYWFKNFAYHFVISLALRRAKKIIAISNYTKKDILKYFKVSPEKIEVVYEGGVIQTGAAPESGGLPPNIQSPSNIPNPYLLYVGNAYPHKNLERLILAFAKIKHSDLRLVLVGEMDYFYQRLQKEFSHVQGLVFTDFVSDSDLEVLYRGASLYVFPSLCEGFGLPPLEAMSYGLPVVSSNATCLPEILGDAAVYFNSENIDEMAEKIKEVLDNEALRKDLILKGYKRVKKYDWIKMARETVKIYN; via the coding sequence ATGAATATCGGAATTGACATCAGAGTTTTGGCGCGCGGGGCGAGGACGGGGGTGGAGGAATACGCGATTAATCTCCTGTCAGAACTTTTGCCTTTGAACAAGGGCGTTAATTACAAACTTTTTTACAACGCTTTTCGCAAGGCGGAGCTGAATTATCCGTGGCTTAGTTTGGATAATGTCCATCTTAAAGACAGCAGAATCCCTAATCGTTTTTTCTTTGCTGTCGCGCGATATTTGAACGCGCCAAAAATTGACAAACTGCTTGGCGGAATTGATGTCTATTTTAACCCGCATTTTTTTGTCGCGCCCGTTTCTCGCGATTGTCGTAAGGTGATTACTTTTCATGATTTGTCCTTTGAGCATTATCCAGAATTTTTTTCTAAAAGAAAAAGATTGTGGCAAAAGGTTTTAATGAATACAAAAAAAGAAGCGGAGAAAGCGGACAAGATTATCGCTGTTTCTAATTCAACTAAGGCGGACCTGGTTAATCTTTACGGCGTTGATGAAAGAAAAATAGAGGTGATTTATTCGGGGGTTTCGGAAAGATTTAAAGAGATAGACAAGGACAGTCCCTCGCCGCGAGGGACTGTCCCTTGTTGGATAGAAGCGATTAAAAAGAAATATAATTTGCCCGATAAATTTATTTTATATTTCGGGACGATTGAGCCGAGAAAAAATATTGTCGGTATTATTAAAGCGTTTGAATTATTAAAAAAAGATAAGTCATTGAAGTTAGTTATCGCCGGGACAAAGGGGTGGCTTTATAAAGACATTTTCAAAGCGGCTCAAAATTCAAAATATAGCCAAGATATATTTTTTACGGGCTTTGTTGAAGATGCGGACAAACCATTTCTTTATAACTTAGCCGAGCTTTTCGTCTATCCAAGTTTTTTTGAGGGATTTGGATTTCCTCCTTTAGAGGCGATGGCTTGCGGCTTGCCGGTAATTGTCTCTTGTAACTCTTCTCTGCCTGAAGTTGTTGGAAAAGCGGCTCTCATGGTTGACCCTGCCAACATTGACGAACTTGCTTGGGCGATGGAAATCGCGTTGAATGACCAAGAATTAAGAAAACGAATTATCGCGGCGGGCCTTGAGCAAGCGAAGAAATTCTCATGGCGAGAATGCGCGGAGAAGACGATGGCTGTTTTGGGGAAAACGGGGGCTGCCCCCGTTGCGGGGGCAGCCCCCATCCGAAGTAAGATGGCAATTGACGCGCGTTTTTACGGACCTAAGCAAAAGGGGTTGGGGCGTTATGTTCAGAAGTTGGTTGAAAACTTAGAAAGGGAGGATGTTATTAATAAATACTTCGTTTTTTTGAGAAGAGAAAATTGGGATGAATATTATCCTAAAAATCCAAATTTTAAAAAGGTTTTGGCGGATTGCCGATGGTATGGTTTTAAAGAACAGTTTTTAATGCCTTGGAAAATTTGGCGCGAGAAAGCCGACTTGACACACTATCCTCATTTTAATGTTCCAATTTTTGCCCCAAAACCATTTGTTGTCACTATCCACGATTTAATTCTTAAAAGATTTCCCACACGCCGCGCTTCTACGCTTGGTTTTTTTTCTTACTGGTTTAAAAATTTTGCCTATCATTTTGTTATTTCCCTCGCTTTGCGTCGCGCGAAAAAAATTATCGCCATTTCTAATTATACGAAAAAAGATATTTTAAAATATTTCAAAGTTAGTCCGGAGAAAATAGAGGTGGTTTATGAGGGGGGAGTGATACAGACGGGAGCAGCCCCCGAAAGCGGGGGACTGCCCCCTAATATCCAGTCCCCATCTAATATCCCCAACCCTTATTTGCTTTATGTTGGGAATGCTTACCCGCATAAGAATTTAGAAAGGTTGATTTTGGCTTTTGCCAAAATTAAACATTCGGATTTAAGATTAGTTCTGGTGGGGGAGATGGACTATTTTTATCAACGGCTTCAAAAAGAATTTTCTCATGTTCAAGGATTGGTTTTTACCGACTTTGTTTCGGATAGCGATTTGGAAGTTTTGTATCGCGGGGCGTCTCTTTATGTTTTCCCTTCTCTCTGTGAGGGATTTGGACTTCCACCTTTGGAGGCGATGAGTTACGGTTTGCCCGTGGTTTCCTCAAACGCGACTTGTCTGCCTGAAATTTTAGGAGACGCGGCGGTATATTTTAATTCAGAGAACATAGATGAAATGGCGGAAAAAATTAAAGAGGTTTTAGATAACGAGGCGTTAAGAAAAGATTTAATTTTAAAAGGATATAAAAGAGTTAAAAAATACGATTGGATAAAAATGGCGAGAGAAACGGTGAAGATATATAATTAA